The following coding sequences lie in one Arachis ipaensis cultivar K30076 chromosome B03, Araip1.1, whole genome shotgun sequence genomic window:
- the LOC107629930 gene encoding uncharacterized protein LOC107629930 isoform X2 — MDREIERFLKRLSFVAIAIASTTLILLFLQTPDTCVPSDAPLKPHLRFPKSTCDFTTRIHAPLHKKNQRLWSTRDWNSKVQSFSSAVFLPLRRLGILANHSKVLCVSAGAGHEVAALSGSGVEDVTGVELVDSPPLVQRADPHNLPFFDGAFDLAFSARLDEALFPARFAAEMERTVRSGGSCVVAVAECGDDEVREVVGLFRKSRFVSSSNVTLIGMRMTSIVMRTSKSS, encoded by the coding sequence ATGGATAGAGAAATAGAGAGGTTCCTGAAGAGGCTATCGTTCGTGGCCATAGCAATAGCATCCACCACTCTCATACTTCTCTTCCTCCAAACCCCCGACACGTGTGTCCCTTCCGACGCCCCACTCAAACCCCACCTTCGGTTCCCCAAATCAACCTGCGATTTTACCACGCGCATCCACGCGCCGCTCCATAAGAAGAACCAGCGCCTCTGGTCCACGCGTGACTGGAACTCCAAGGTCCAGTCCTTCTCCTCCGCCGTCTTCCTCCCGCTTCGCCGCCTTGGCATCCTCGCCAACCACTCCAAGGTTCTCTGCGTCTCAGCCGGCGCCGGCCACGAGGTCGCCGCACTCTCCGGTTCCGGCGTCGAGGACGTCACCGGTGTGGAGCTCGTCGATTCGCCGCCGCTCGTCCAGCGCGCTGATCCGCACAACCTGCCTTTCTTCGACGGTGCGTTCGACCTCGCGTTCTCCGCAAGGCTTGATGAGGCGCTGTTCCCGGCGAGGTTCGCGGCGGAGATGGAGCGCACTGTCAGGTCCGGCGGTTCGTGTGTTGTCGCTGTCGCGGAGTGCGGGGACGATGAGGTGAGGGAGGTCGTTGGTCTGTTCAGGAAATCGAGGTTTGTTAGTTCCAGTAATGTTACCTTGATTGGAATGAGAATGACAAGTATTGTTATGAGAACTAGTAAATCTTCTTGA
- the LOC107629930 gene encoding uncharacterized protein LOC107629930 isoform X5 — protein MDREIERFLKRLSFVAIAIASTTLILLFLQTPDTCVPSDAPLKPHLRFPKSTCDFTTRIHAPLHKKNQRLWSTRDWNSKVQSFSSAVFLPLRRLGILANHSKVLCVSAGAGHEVAALSGSGVEDVTGVELVDSPPLVQRADPHNLPFFDGAFDLAFSARLDEALFPARFAAEMERTVRSGGSCVVAVAECGDDEVREVVGLFRKSSFCSSF, from the exons ATGGATAGAGAAATAGAGAGGTTCCTGAAGAGGCTATCGTTCGTGGCCATAGCAATAGCATCCACCACTCTCATACTTCTCTTCCTCCAAACCCCCGACACGTGTGTCCCTTCCGACGCCCCACTCAAACCCCACCTTCGGTTCCCCAAATCAACCTGCGATTTTACCACGCGCATCCACGCGCCGCTCCATAAGAAGAACCAGCGCCTCTGGTCCACGCGTGACTGGAACTCCAAGGTCCAGTCCTTCTCCTCCGCCGTCTTCCTCCCGCTTCGCCGCCTTGGCATCCTCGCCAACCACTCCAAGGTTCTCTGCGTCTCAGCCGGCGCCGGCCACGAGGTCGCCGCACTCTCCGGTTCCGGCGTCGAGGACGTCACCGGTGTGGAGCTCGTCGATTCGCCGCCGCTCGTCCAGCGCGCTGATCCGCACAACCTGCCTTTCTTCGACGGTGCGTTCGACCTCGCGTTCTCCGCAAGGCTTGATGAGGCGCTGTTCCCGGCGAGGTTCGCGGCGGAGATGGAGCGCACTGTCAGGTCCGGCGGTTCGTGTGTTGTCGCTGTCGCGGAGTGCGGGGACGATGAGGTGAGGGAGGTCGTTGGTCTGTTCAGGAAATCGAG TTTCTGTAGCAGTTTTTGA
- the LOC107629930 gene encoding uncharacterized protein LOC107629930 isoform X3, with amino-acid sequence MDREIERFLKRLSFVAIAIASTTLILLFLQTPDTCVPSDAPLKPHLRFPKSTCDFTTRIHAPLHKKNQRLWSTRDWNSKVQSFSSAVFLPLRRLGILANHSKVLCVSAGAGHEVAALSGSGVEDVTGVELVDSPPLVQRADPHNLPFFDGAFDLAFSARLDEALFPARFAAEMERTVRSGGSCVVAVAECGDDEVREVVGLFRKSRARWRSFLY; translated from the exons ATGGATAGAGAAATAGAGAGGTTCCTGAAGAGGCTATCGTTCGTGGCCATAGCAATAGCATCCACCACTCTCATACTTCTCTTCCTCCAAACCCCCGACACGTGTGTCCCTTCCGACGCCCCACTCAAACCCCACCTTCGGTTCCCCAAATCAACCTGCGATTTTACCACGCGCATCCACGCGCCGCTCCATAAGAAGAACCAGCGCCTCTGGTCCACGCGTGACTGGAACTCCAAGGTCCAGTCCTTCTCCTCCGCCGTCTTCCTCCCGCTTCGCCGCCTTGGCATCCTCGCCAACCACTCCAAGGTTCTCTGCGTCTCAGCCGGCGCCGGCCACGAGGTCGCCGCACTCTCCGGTTCCGGCGTCGAGGACGTCACCGGTGTGGAGCTCGTCGATTCGCCGCCGCTCGTCCAGCGCGCTGATCCGCACAACCTGCCTTTCTTCGACGGTGCGTTCGACCTCGCGTTCTCCGCAAGGCTTGATGAGGCGCTGTTCCCGGCGAGGTTCGCGGCGGAGATGGAGCGCACTGTCAGGTCCGGCGGTTCGTGTGTTGTCGCTGTCGCGGAGTGCGGGGACGATGAGGTGAGGGAGGTCGTTGGTCTGTTCAGGAAATCGAG agCAAGATGGAGGTCTTTCTTATACTAA
- the LOC107629930 gene encoding uncharacterized protein LOC107629930 isoform X4, which produces MDREIERFLKRLSFVAIAIASTTLILLFLQTPDTCVPSDAPLKPHLRFPKSTCDFTTRIHAPLHKKNQRLWSTRDWNSKVQSFSSAVFLPLRRLGILANHSKVLCVSAGAGHEVAALSGSGVEDVTGVELVDSPPLVQRADPHNLPFFDGAFDLAFSARLDEALFPARFAAEMERTVRSGGSCVVAVAECGDDEVREVVGLFRKSSKHTNRSS; this is translated from the exons ATGGATAGAGAAATAGAGAGGTTCCTGAAGAGGCTATCGTTCGTGGCCATAGCAATAGCATCCACCACTCTCATACTTCTCTTCCTCCAAACCCCCGACACGTGTGTCCCTTCCGACGCCCCACTCAAACCCCACCTTCGGTTCCCCAAATCAACCTGCGATTTTACCACGCGCATCCACGCGCCGCTCCATAAGAAGAACCAGCGCCTCTGGTCCACGCGTGACTGGAACTCCAAGGTCCAGTCCTTCTCCTCCGCCGTCTTCCTCCCGCTTCGCCGCCTTGGCATCCTCGCCAACCACTCCAAGGTTCTCTGCGTCTCAGCCGGCGCCGGCCACGAGGTCGCCGCACTCTCCGGTTCCGGCGTCGAGGACGTCACCGGTGTGGAGCTCGTCGATTCGCCGCCGCTCGTCCAGCGCGCTGATCCGCACAACCTGCCTTTCTTCGACGGTGCGTTCGACCTCGCGTTCTCCGCAAGGCTTGATGAGGCGCTGTTCCCGGCGAGGTTCGCGGCGGAGATGGAGCGCACTGTCAGGTCCGGCGGTTCGTGTGTTGTCGCTGTCGCGGAGTGCGGGGACGATGAGGTGAGGGAGGTCGTTGGTCTGTTCAGGAAATCGAG CAAACATACCAATCGAAGTTCCTAG
- the LOC107629930 gene encoding uncharacterized protein LOC107629930 isoform X6: MDREIERFLKRLSFVAIAIASTTLILLFLQTPDTCVPSDAPLKPHLRFPKSTCDFTTRIHAPLHKKNQRLWSTRDWNSKVQSFSSAVFLPLRRLGILANHSKVLCVSAGAGHEVAALSGSGVEDVTGVELVDSPPLVQRADPHNLPFFDGAFDLAFSARLDEALFPARFAAEMERTVRSGGSCVVAVAECGDDEVREVVGLFRKSRC, translated from the exons ATGGATAGAGAAATAGAGAGGTTCCTGAAGAGGCTATCGTTCGTGGCCATAGCAATAGCATCCACCACTCTCATACTTCTCTTCCTCCAAACCCCCGACACGTGTGTCCCTTCCGACGCCCCACTCAAACCCCACCTTCGGTTCCCCAAATCAACCTGCGATTTTACCACGCGCATCCACGCGCCGCTCCATAAGAAGAACCAGCGCCTCTGGTCCACGCGTGACTGGAACTCCAAGGTCCAGTCCTTCTCCTCCGCCGTCTTCCTCCCGCTTCGCCGCCTTGGCATCCTCGCCAACCACTCCAAGGTTCTCTGCGTCTCAGCCGGCGCCGGCCACGAGGTCGCCGCACTCTCCGGTTCCGGCGTCGAGGACGTCACCGGTGTGGAGCTCGTCGATTCGCCGCCGCTCGTCCAGCGCGCTGATCCGCACAACCTGCCTTTCTTCGACGGTGCGTTCGACCTCGCGTTCTCCGCAAGGCTTGATGAGGCGCTGTTCCCGGCGAGGTTCGCGGCGGAGATGGAGCGCACTGTCAGGTCCGGCGGTTCGTGTGTTGTCGCTGTCGCGGAGTGCGGGGACGATGAGGTGAGGGAGGTCGTTGGTCTGTTCAGGAAATCGAG GTGTTGA
- the LOC107629930 gene encoding uncharacterized protein LOC107629930 isoform X1 yields MDREIERFLKRLSFVAIAIASTTLILLFLQTPDTCVPSDAPLKPHLRFPKSTCDFTTRIHAPLHKKNQRLWSTRDWNSKVQSFSSAVFLPLRRLGILANHSKVLCVSAGAGHEVAALSGSGVEDVTGVELVDSPPLVQRADPHNLPFFDGAFDLAFSARLDEALFPARFAAEMERTVRSGGSCVVAVAECGDDEVREVVGLFRKSRSGQNGPGFAHEHPYWQLIKRILRYISCTLSYGLHLHKNSTLDLTAYSDSDWGGDPDDRKSTLVFVCSWARIWFCGHPRSVVARSNTKA; encoded by the exons ATGGATAGAGAAATAGAGAGGTTCCTGAAGAGGCTATCGTTCGTGGCCATAGCAATAGCATCCACCACTCTCATACTTCTCTTCCTCCAAACCCCCGACACGTGTGTCCCTTCCGACGCCCCACTCAAACCCCACCTTCGGTTCCCCAAATCAACCTGCGATTTTACCACGCGCATCCACGCGCCGCTCCATAAGAAGAACCAGCGCCTCTGGTCCACGCGTGACTGGAACTCCAAGGTCCAGTCCTTCTCCTCCGCCGTCTTCCTCCCGCTTCGCCGCCTTGGCATCCTCGCCAACCACTCCAAGGTTCTCTGCGTCTCAGCCGGCGCCGGCCACGAGGTCGCCGCACTCTCCGGTTCCGGCGTCGAGGACGTCACCGGTGTGGAGCTCGTCGATTCGCCGCCGCTCGTCCAGCGCGCTGATCCGCACAACCTGCCTTTCTTCGACGGTGCGTTCGACCTCGCGTTCTCCGCAAGGCTTGATGAGGCGCTGTTCCCGGCGAGGTTCGCGGCGGAGATGGAGCGCACTGTCAGGTCCGGCGGTTCGTGTGTTGTCGCTGTCGCGGAGTGCGGGGACGATGAGGTGAGGGAGGTCGTTGGTCTGTTCAGGAAATCGAG GTCAGGTCAAAATGGACCCGGCTTCGCCCATGAACACCCCTACTGGCAGCTAATCAAGCGAATTTTGAGGTATATTAGTTGTACTTTGAGCTATGGATTACACTTACACAAGAATAGCACACTTGATCTTACAGCATATAGTGACTCCGATTGGGGTGGAGACCCTGACGATAGAAAGTCCACCCTGGTTTTTGTGTGTTCTTGGGCAAGAATCTGGTTTTGTGGTCATCCAAGAAGTGTAGTGGCAAGGTCCAACACTAAGGCTTAG